The Ipomoea triloba cultivar NCNSP0323 chromosome 4, ASM357664v1 DNA segment cacacacacgtacacacaaaatcaagtactacactcattcatactaatttcaaaaatatgaacttcaaaataaacatgtgccAAATGGATGTAtaaattgttgatgaaactggacaTATTGCAGTATCAGTATTCAGACTACCTGCAAagctattgttgttactatcaagtaaacaagttatgaaactagaacaaaatgtactactcattaatcttatacaaatataataaatattaatattttgttcaatattttgattattttcacatgagaatgtatGACGTACATTTCACAgaacatgaaacatgtaggagGGAAAACTACCATtgtcaaatatcaataggcgcTTGCAAGATTAAGATTTTATAGTACAACTAAAATCTtaatcatatatacaaacacaacgagacaaatccacaacttcctacatcataatctcattgtatTACGTTGCCCTCTATATTactacaataactcaattgcacatgacacattaccaaataccaataaatatttttttttttaagtatggAAGATaaaaacaatgacaatgctatctaaaagagaattaaaaagaattagagaaattcaaaacaaaaaagtagtatttatttatactatcatttttactaagtatttagattagcgtttttacaaaattgcaaacatttattttagtgacaattataatcaatatctcatatattatcttgcattcataaactttgaattaccaatttaaataaacaaatgcaacattcaattacatatgcatgaacatctcctatataatcatgcattaatatactttgaaatacttatttaaaaataaacattggtcATTAtatcattcgcgcaatgcgcgtgaaaaactagtataaaataataaataagaataagGGTGAAATTTACCATCGAACAAGGCATGAAAATGTAACTTTTCATTAAActgaaaaataattacaattgaATCATACAACATGTTAAAACCATGCAATCCATCCCATCGGAGACTAATAGATCCATGGAATCACCTCCAAAGATCTCTAAAGATCCATGGAGACGAGATTGTCACAATAGATCTCTAAAGACCAAAGAGGTTGAAAGGATGAAGGTAACCATGGAATGGTTTCATCTTTCAACCCCTAAAAAAATTGAAGGCTAGGGTTCATCTCTAAATCCATAGAGACCTCCATAGATCTTGAGACGAAGGGGATGAAGGCAACCAAGATGATTGCCTTCATCCTTTTttttcgtttaaaaaaaaaaagctttgaaAGGATGAAGTCGGTCATGACAGTTGCCTTTATGCCTTCATACTTTTTTAAAGCTCTGAAGAAATTAAGAGAAGAATGAAGCTCATGAAGCGTGATAGATCCTGGAGTTGGGTGACATTCAAGTATGAACGATTAcactatttttgtttcttttgtggTTTGATGGGTCACACGCATAGATTTTGCTTGAAAGCAAGGTAATCGTCTATCCCGCTTAATCAGTACCCCTTCGGAGCAGATTTGAGAGCGGGGCAGCGCCGGGGCCCTAGGGCGGTTGGTGATAATTGGCTGGTTCCGGTTGGCGGATCGCCGAGGGAGGAGACGCGACCGGAAGTGGCAGTTGGCGGCACCAGTCGAACAGCGGAAGCTGTTGTGCCGGTTGACGCGTTGGAGGCTCCGGCAGTGGTTACGGCGGTGTCCAAACGCCGTCGAGAGGGCTCGGGCAGTGGTTCACGGCGCCAGGGAGGTAATGGTAATGACGTGGTTATGACCAAGGTGTCAAAAAACTTGCATGTGGCGGGTCTTGGACCCCAGACCCGCCCATCATCATGAGTACTTTaagttggaactgtcgtggcttgggcaatccacgaACAGTTCGCGAAGTGATGGACCTAGTGTCTCGTAAGAAGCCTGAGTTCGTTTTTCTCATGGAAACCAAGGTGGGACGGATCCACGCAGAGCGTCTCCGTGTCAAGCTTGGTTTTGAGGGACTATTTTATGTCGATAATGTTGGTTTAAGTGGTGGCCTTGCTCTATTTTGGAGGAGAAATAATACCGCGAGATTATTGAGTTTTTCGAAAAATCATGTGGATGTGGAAGTTTCTATTGCAGAACTGGGGGTTTGGAGGATGACAGGGTTTTACGGATTTCCGGAGCGGAGTAGGAGAACTGATTCATGGGACCTCTTAAGAACACTAGCGGACAGATCATCACTCCCTTGGGTGGTGATAGGTGATTTCAACGATCTTCTGTTGCAGGCAGAGAAAAGGGGTGGTAATCCGCATCTTGATAATCTGCTACGAGGTTTCAGGGATGTTGTAGATGATTGTGGCTTAACACAACTCCCCATGCAGGGCTATCAGTTTACATGGGAAAGGGGCAGAGGAACAATGGATTGGATGGAGGAGAGGTTGGATAAAGTCCTCGCAGGAGCTGATTGGTGTAATTTACTTCCAGAGGCGATTGTGACAAATATTATTTCTCGCAGTTCAGATCACTCGGCTCTTTACTTGGGAGTCAACCCGAGTGTGCGAGTACGTCTAAGACCACGCAGATCTTTTAAGTTCGAGATGGCCTAGGTCCATGATGAAGGCTGTCGGAAGTAAGTAGAGGAGGCGTGGGAGGAAGGGAGACACGCTGGCTTGTTGGCCTATTTACAATACTGTGGAAACAAGCTTACCCGTTGGGGGGGGGTGACCATTTCCACAAGTTTGGGGAGAAGATTGCTAACCTCCGGAAGAAGCAGTTACACCTTAAAGGCTGCCTTGATCCCCATTCCCTCGGGGAGTATCAACGTATGGAGACGGAATTGTGTCAGTTGGAGGTTCAGGAGGATGCTTTTTGGAAGCAAAGGGCGAAACAGCATTGGCTGCGTAGAGAAGATGCTAATACCAAATTCTTTCACAGGTACGCCTCTGCTCGGAAGAGGAAAAACACCCTTTCTAGACTAACGAATGATAATGATGTGTGGGTTGAGGGGAATGATCTGAATTCTGTTGTGCTTGATTATTTTCATCGTATTTTTGCATCAAATAACTCTTCCTTCAATATGGATTCTTTTACTGCTTCTATCACCCCACGTATCACCACCGAGCAGAATGATGCCCTTTTGCTGCCTTTCTGTGAATCTGAGGTCAAAGTAGCTCTTTATTCAACATTTTTGGGATGTTGTGGGTTCTGATGTGTCGGCTTTTGTGTTGAAATGTCTGAATGAGTGTTCTTTCCCTGAGGGCTTGAATGATACTAATGTGGTGTTAATTCCAAAGAAGAATACCCTAGAGAAAGTGTCTGATTTACGCCCTATAGCCCTCTGTAATGTAGTCTATAAAATCATGGCTAAAATGATTGCTAATAGGATGAAACCTCTGATAGGAGATATAATCTCAGAGTCACAGAGTGCTTTTATTCTGAATAGGCTTATTACGGACAATATTCTTATTGCTGCGGAGGTGGGACACTATTTGAATAGAAAGCAGTGTGGTTTAGTTGGTTGGGGTGCCCTGAAGTTGGATATGGCAAAGGCATATGACCGGATGGAGTGGTCTTATTTGCGAAAGATGTTGTTAGCTCTGGGTTTTTCAGTGAATTGGGTAGACTTGGTTATGTTATGTGCGACCACAGTCTCCTACAACTTCCTTGTGAATGGTACAGATATTGGTCAGATTATCCCCACGCGTGGTATTCGCCAAGGAGATCCCCTATCTCCCTacttgtttattatttgtgcAGAAGGTCTCTCCCTACTGCTCCAACAAGCTGAAGCACGAGGTGATTTTCATGGCTGTAGAGTTGCTAGGGGTGCACCCCCGGTCTCTCATCtgttttttgcagatgatagtCTCTTGTTCTTTAAGGCAAATTTTCAAGAGGCTGAGGCTATCAAGCAATGTCTTTCTGATTATGAGCATATGTCGGGCCAGGCGGTAAATTATCATAAATCCAGTGTATGTTTTAGTAGAAACACGACTTAGGGAGACAGGATTAATGTGGCTACGGTTTTGGGAGTGGTTCTTGCTCCTAATTTCGGTAAATACTTGGGGCTACCATCGTTCGTAGGAAGAAATAAGAAAGCTGTGTTCTCATACATTGAAGATAAGATCAAGCAAAGGATTGGGTCATGGAATAAGAAACTGCTATCACAGGCAGGAAAAGAGGTTCTACTCAAGAGTGTGGCCCAATCTATGCCTACATTCGCTATGAGTGTATTTTTACTTCCTGACTCAGTCTGTGTTGCTATTGAGAGGGCGATGAACCGTTATTGGTGGGGTTCTGGGAATGAGAGAGGCATACACTGGAAAGATTGGGACAGACTGTGTGTACCCAAGAAATTTGGTGGTTTGGGATTCAAGGATTTGAGGGCTTTTAATCTTGCTATGCTAGGCAAATAGGCTTGGAGGTTTCTGGTAACACCCCAATCCCTAGTGGCTCGCATCTATAAGGCAAGATATTTTCCAAAGTCAACATTTATTGATGCCACTCTTGGTAATTGCCCAAGTTATTGTTGGCGAAGTATTATGGCCTCCCATGAATTAATCTGTACTGGTGTAAGAAGGAGAGTGGGGAATGGAAATTCAACTCTAATCTGGGGTCATCCATGGTTACCTGACGAACCTGATCCAATGATACAGACTATCATGCCAAATATATTAAATGGCTCAGTGGTTTCAGGATTGATTGACCTGACCACAGGAACATGGGACCATTCCATCATTCAGGATAGCTTTCAGCATACTGACGTAGCCCGTATATTAAAGGTGCCAGTGGCTCCCCTCTATGAGGATTCCTGGTTTTGGCAAGGAGACCCAAAGGGCATCTATTCTGTCAAAGAAGGTTATAAGCGAGTTGTGGGAGACCTACAGCCTACTACGGGTATTTATGATAAATGGCTACATCTTTGGAAAATAAAATGCCCTGCGAAATGGAAAATTTTTATATGGAGAGCTCTTTCCAATATTCTCCCAACCACTACGAATTTGATTATAAAAAGAGTGGAGATTGACCCAACATGTCCATTATGTGGTGTTCTAAATGGAAATGTTATGCATTCACTTCTTTTATGTGATTTTTCATCATTGGTATGGAATGAATCTGCATTGCATGTTACtagtgtgggggggggggggaggattTTGGTGTGTGGTTTGCTAATGTGTTATCCATGCTTACGGAGGAGGATGTTGTGACTGTTGTAGCAACCTTGTACCACATTTGGAAGGCACGCAACAGAGCAGTGTGGGAAGCCTCCATTCCTCGGCCGAGAACTGTGTGGCGTACAGCTCAGGCTTCTGCTGCCGCTTGGCGTCACGCCCATCCAGTTTCTGCTCACCAACAGACGCCGCAACCTACGGCCATTCCAGGCGGTTTTGGAGCAGATTGTTATTGCTTCGTAGATGCGGCTTACCTTCACCACACCAAGACGGGAGCTTTTGGCGCTGTTCTATTGGCGCACGACGGGGTCTTCATGGCAGCTTTCAATGGGCGGTTTCCGCCATGTTTTTCTCCTTTCATGGCTGAGTCGCTAGCATGCAAAGAAACTCTATCATGGCTAAAGGACCGGGGTCTTACTTCGGTGCATATCTACACGGATTGTTCCACGCTCAAGAATTTGTTATCTACACCTACTGTTAATCTACTTTCATATGTTGGTTTTTCTATTGATGCCTCTAGGGCAATTATGTCGTCTTTTGCGCATTGTTCAGTTAGTTTCATTCCTAGAACTGCAAATAGAGGAGCTCACGTCCTTGCTACGTTAGCTCTCTCGTAGTCTTCTTCTTTGTTTTGGGAGATTAATCCCCTTGACTCTATTTCTGAGCTTATTTAATAAAGTCACctattggttttcaaaaaaaggtAGCCATGGCGGTTGTCTTcgtcctttcatatttttaagcTTTGAAGGGATGAAGACAACCTCCATAGCCGCCTTCATTCCCTTCTCGTTTCTATATCCATGGAAATGAGACAGTCTCTATAGATCTAGTCGCCTTCGACCGATACCAACTGTCAGAAAccttattttgttcttttacattaatttttagaatttttacctaattaccAGTTGGTAACATGCCACTTCAGGTCACTTAGGCTCAATTgcacaattttaaaatgttgaatggtttaattgcattttttttcaattgaatGTGTTAGGAACAAtgtattttagattttgatgataccaaataaGTTAGAAAATTAGGtccccaaaattttatttttctagacTTATGTTCTCATTGCTGTAACATATTCAAAAAGATTATACTTAGGTACGAACTATACTACCAGGAAAGTAGATGTACTGGATAGTAGTTCAAATCGAAAAGTAACCTCAAGAAAATCAAAACTCTAGAAAGTTAAGAATTCGAAAGGTAGAAGACACCAAATAGTTTACAACCAAAAGGTTCAAGATTTGAAGACTAGAGAGTTGAAGACCGAGAAGTTGATGGATTGAAGACCGAAAAGGTTATTGGGACCGAAAGGTAAGATTAACCGAATGGTTAATTTATACCGGATCTTATTGGATTGACTAATATTCAAAAGTCAAATATGAGAGGTTGCCTAAGAGGTTGATCCTGCATAGTGAATCCGAAAAAGTGACCTAGCCACCTTATAGATAAAGATACTACAATTAGAATTCATTGATAATATAATGATCATCCTCAAACCGCACAATTAGCAAGAAGAATGTGCCAAGGTTTCGTTGAGCCTAGGTACATACATCAAAAAGGATTTTCCATATAAAGCCAAGTAAAAATGCACAATACATAGAGTCAAGATTTCAGGAGCTAAAAGTTATGCAACGACTAAAAAATCATACAAGTGCAACCTAACATGCTACACTTGGTCATTACAAAACAAACTTATTTGAATTTGGCTTTCAGTCCAATTGACAAATTCATGAGTATCTATAAATACCTCCATTCAGGGTTGAATGAGGTGCTGGTCTTTTCAAGAATAATATACAAGTATTCAAATTGCTTACAAGTGATTTCAAGCTAACCAGTCAGAGataaaattgttcaaattcAAGATCAAGTTAGGGAAGACTTTGGCAGAATCAAGAACTACTCAAACACCAATTTTGCATTAGTTGGAGAAGAGCATATATTTTGTATTCAATCTTCATATCTCTACTTGTTGAAGTAAAAAGAGGACGAGTAACACGTTGTATCTTGTGAAAACTTGAGTCGTGTGCTTTGCTTTGTGATCAAATTAAGCACAAGTCTCTCCACTTGTATTGGGGTGAAATACTAGCTGAAATGAAGTCGAATGGGATAATTTTCATTACTTCCTGAACAAGTTGAGCTTTAATTGGACATGAGTTGTGGATTCGATGACGAATTCCTCTGAAGAGGAACGGAATGTTGTGAAATCAAAGAGCACGAAAACATGAAATGGGATATGaagatttaatttgttaaaattagaGTTAAGATTCAATTAGCAATTGACCTTGTGATTaagtggcatgtagtgactctcccaaatgggaggaTATAAGATTCAACAGGTTAAGAAAGTATAGATGGACAAATACTACAATGAAATAGAGTCGTAGTAGCCAAaagccttgtggtcaagcggtacCCGGTGTatactcccatgtggaagggagtgggttcgagcctcagtggaggcggcttcagtaagttgagaaagtagctctaaaaaaataaaaatggtatATTATGAACCCCATCTATTTTGGAGAGGTACGTTGAGAAAgtgtccaaaaataaaaatggtatATGGTATATTATGAACCCCATCTATTTTGGAGAGGTACGTTGAGAAAGTAGCtgtggacagatactacattgtaaccgagccAGTAGAACTCTCAAAAAAAATGGTATATTATGAACCCCATCTATTTTGGAGAGGTACGTGCATGCCGAGCCAGTAGAACTCTCAAAAAAAATGGTATATTATGAACCCCATCTATTTTGGAGAGGTATGTGCATGCCGGTATTCTTCAAGCTTTAAAACTGCTGAACCAGCTTTGATCCGGTCAAATCATAATGATAGAAATCCAACTTTTTTATACTAGAAAAACCGACCAGCATAACTGAAATCAGTTAGAGAAACGTGTTAAATTATCTGATGATCCTGATCCAGCGGCTGACGCTGATTCTGAAACAGAATGTCGAGATAGATCCAGATAGGGAAACGGTCCAAATAACACACCTATTTAAATTCTAATCTTTGTCTAATAAATTAGCCAATTATAATAAGGTAAACGTGTATCATTTTGTACACTTACATACCTCAAGCTTGATGTCCTAGAAACAAGAGTCCCTCCTCTAAGCCTCAAGGTTGGCTTCCTTCTCCACTCCCTAAGCTCCATAACCAACACACTAAAAAACACTAACAACAACATCAAGCACATGCACAAGAAATATATACTCGGGGAATGTAAGAAAGAGAGGAGATGGTggtgaagaagaaaattaacaaatttaactTTAGGAAAACTACTTAATCTGCCCCAAACTGCCATAAATACTGCCAAATCTGAATTAGGAAAGAATCTTGCCGACTCTGCCAAGATTCCCTGCGAATCCACAATTCGCCACCTCCGAGTGCCGCACCCGGTTGGGCACCGCGACCAGACTGCCTACGTCAAGAGGGCTACTCGGGCCTTCGTACCCGACCCATCAACTGGAAAAGAAAGTGGGTCGGCGGGCTCCAGTCGGGGGCTCTCCAGACCAGGTACCATACTCGGGGGTATCCATCatgaatgatgaaattatatgttagctatatttattaaatgctaaaataacaaaattttaaaaggattaATTATGGCAAAGAAATGAAAGTCAAtgtttgaaaattaaaagagatAGATGAAATGCGGTAATGTtacaatagtcgatgactaaaagtaaaatttattttccaaaacttAAAGGTTCCAATGAAACATTAATTAATGTTCTTATAGTTATTAGTCCAGATTTGATTATTctgaataacaaataaaaacaaaaccataagaaaaaaaaaaaaaaaggaacccGGACACAAGAAATGATTATGTAGTTCGGAGTTGAAACTCCTACGTCTACGGGGCTACTTAGCATTTgtccaatccactagatgatcaccaaGGTTACAATAGTTGGAATTAGGGTGGAAaggctaggccgagccgagctttagaaatttaggcATGCGCCTGCTATAGAAATCTAAACCCTGCGCCTGAGCCTGcgcctgtatgtaggcttttttttttaggctcaagcctgagcctacagttggcctagtctggcctgaagcctttttaaaagcctatttaacttATAGGCTTTTAAAGACTCcaaaatagatcataaatagactttgagcctatttaaggcctcaatttttaagccttttaaagtatacctgtaaaaaacttacaaaaaatacctaaattcaattgtattattctttgttatcctatataatatcataaataataaacaatcaactcaaatatatattaggtatgaaatagaatatatgtatatatatatatatataggccaagCCTGAATGCTGAGCCCCAAGCCTGGTATGACCTGACCTATTTAGTTTAATAGGCTTTTGAAATTGGCTCAAGCCTAGCCTTTCTACTAAACGTGCTAGGCCTAACTAGGCTTTAATTAGGTCCGGACATAGGCCCCTACAAGGGGCCTGGTCTATTCCACCCCTAGTTGAAATATATGCCTAAACATACAATGGTCCTAAACCAACATAACTTTCATCATCTACACTTAAATTGGTTCGCTGCAAGTCGGGAATTCTTCAATAATCAACCACCACGGCTCAGCATCAATTAACCACCAAAATGACATCAAATCACCAACATAAATCTTGCTTCACTAACAAGCCTTTATATAGAATAAAATCCTTTAACcaccttctcaaatataaatgcTGAAAATAACCAATTAAATGAGAACCACTCAACATTAAAACTGAAATAATAGATTGtccacataaaataaatatgtgagAAAATCTCTGCTGGACTATTTTGACTGTGTCTTGACTGAGACAGATTCCACTGATATAGTCCATCCCTCAGCAAACCTTTAAGTTCTAATTGACAGTCCAGATAAAAAGAAcctaaaaatgtaa contains these protein-coding regions:
- the LOC116015905 gene encoding uncharacterized protein LOC116015905, translating into MASHELICTGVRRRVGNGNSTLIWGHPWLPDEPDPMIQTIMPNILNGSVVSGLIDLTTGTWDHSIIQDSFQHTDVARILKVPVAPLYEDSWFWQGDPKGIYSVKEGYKRVVGDLQPTTGIYDKWLHLWKIKCPAKWKIFIWRALSNILPTTTNLIIKRVEIDPTCPLCGVLNGNVMHSLLLCDFSSLEDVVTVVATLYHIWKARNRAVWEASIPRPRTVWRTAQASAAAWRHAHPVSAHQQTPQPTAIPGGFGADCYCFVDAAYLHHTKTGAFGAVLLAHDGVFMAAFNGRFPPCFSPFMAESLACKETLSWLKDRGLTSVHIYTDCSTLKNLLSTPTVNLLSYVGFSIDASRAIMSSFAHCSVSFIPRTANRGAHVLATLALS